From Pongo pygmaeus isolate AG05252 chromosome 1, NHGRI_mPonPyg2-v2.0_pri, whole genome shotgun sequence, one genomic window encodes:
- the LOC129011070 gene encoding PRAME family member 1 — translation MSIQVPPRLLELAGQSLLRDQALAISAVEELPRVLYLPLFMEAFSRRHFQTLRVMVQAWPFTCLPLGSLMKTLHLETLKALLEGLHMLLTQKVRPRRWKLQGLDLRDVDENFWAIWPGAWALSCFPEAMSKKETAEDCPRMEEHQPLKVFIDVCLKEIPQDECLRYLFQWVYQRRGLVHLCCSKLVNYLTPIKYLRKSLKIIHLNSIQELEIRNMSWPQLIRKLRCHLKEMKNLRKLVFSRCHHYTSDNELEGRLVAKFSSVFLRLEHLQLLKIKLITFFSGHLEQLIRCLQNPLENLELTCGYLLEEDVKCLSQYPSLGYLKHLNLSYVLLFRISLEPLGALLEKIAASLKTLILEGCQIHYSQLSAILPGLSRCSQLTTFYFGRNCMSMDALKDLLRHTSGLSKLSLETYPAPEESLNSLVHVYWEIFTPLRAELMCTLREVRQPKRIFIGPTPCPSCGSSPSEELELHLCC, via the exons ATGAGCATCCAGGTCCCACCCAGACTCCTGGAGCTGGCGGGGCAGAGCTTGCTGAGAGACCAGGCCTTGGCCATCTCTGCCGTGGAGGAGCTGCCCAGGGTGCTCTATCTCCCACTCTTCATGGAGGCCTTCAGCAGGAGACACTTCCAGACTCTGAGGGTGATGGTGCAGGCCTGGCCCTTCACCTGCCTCCCTCTGGGATCGCTGATGAAGACGCTTCATCTGGAGACCTTAAAAGCATTGCTGGAAGGACTTCATATGCTGCTTACACAGAAGGTTCGTCCCAG GAGGTGGAAACTTCAAGGGCTGGATTTGCGGGATGTTGATGAGAATTTCTGGGCCATATGGCCTGGAGCCTGGGCCCTGTCCTGCTTCCCAGAGGCCATGAGTAAGAAGGAGACAGCAGAGGACTGTCCAAGGATGGAAGAGCACCAGCCCTTAAAGGTGTTCATAGACGTCTGCCTCAAGGAAATACCCCAGGATGAATGCCTGAGATACCTCTTTCAGTGGGTTTACCAAAGGAGAGGTTTAGTACACCTGTGCTGTAGTAAGCTGGTCAATTATCTAACGCCGATTAAATATCTCAGAAAGTCATTGAAAATAATCCACCTGAATAGTATTCAGGAGCTGGAAATTCGAAACATGTCCTGGCCACAACTGATAAGAAAGCTTCGTTGTCACCTGAAGGAGATGAAGAATCTTCGCAAACTCGTTTTCTCCAGGTGCCATCATTACACGTCAGACAATGAACTCGAGGGTCGGTTAGTTGCCAAATTCAGCTCTGTGTTCCTCAGGCTGGAACACCTCCAgttgcttaaaataaaattgatcacCTTCTTCAGTGGACACCTGGAACAGCTGATCAG GTGCCTCCAGAACCCCTTGGAGAACTTGGAATTAACTTGTGGCTACCTATTGGAAGAGGATGTGAAGTGTCTCTCCCAGTACCCAAGCCTCGGTTACCTAAAGCATCTGAATCTCAGCTATGTGCTGCTGTTCCGCATCAGTCTTGAACCCCTCGGAGCTCTGCTAGAGAAAATTGCTGCCTCTCTCAAGACCCTCATCTTGGAGGGCTGTCAGATCCACTACTCCCAACTCAGTGCCATCCTGCCTGGCCTGAGCCGCTGCTCCCAGCTCACCACCTTCTACTTTGGCAGAAATTGCATGTCTATGGACGCCCTGAAGGACCTGCTGCGCCACACCAGTGGGCTGAGCAAGTTAAGCCTGGAGACGTATCCTGCCCCTGAGGAGAGTTTGAATTCCTTGGTTCATGTCTATTGGGAGATCTTCACCCCACTTCGGGCTGAGCTGATGTGTACACTGAGGGAAGTCAGGCAGCCCAAGAGGATCTTCATTGGTCCCACCCCCTGCCCTTCCTGTGGCTCATCACCATCTGAGGAACTGGAGCTCCATCTTTGCTGCTAG